Genomic DNA from Numida meleagris isolate 19003 breed g44 Domestic line unplaced genomic scaffold, NumMel1.0 unplaced_Scaffold779, whole genome shotgun sequence:
CCTGGAGCGGTGAGTgccgtggggcagccccacggcgctgtggggcaggcacCTGCCGTGGGGCTGATGCCGTGGGCTTGACACCTGCTATAGGGatggtgctgtggggctgacaTTTGCTATGGGGTAACATTTGCTATGGGGTGGGCTGATGCTACGGGGCTGACGCTACGGGGCTGGCACTTGCTATGGGGCTGACGCTACGGGGCTGGCACTCGCTATGGGGCTGacgctatggggctgccccacagctaCCCCATGGCGCTGGGCAACTTGGCCgacctggaggagctggagccGACGCCGGGCCGGCCGGACCCACTGACGCTGTACCACGAGGTGGGGGCTGTGGTAGCGCTATGAGGCggcggcgctatggggcggcggcggcgctaTGGGGCTGACCCACACGTCGCGCAGGGCATCGCGTCGGCGCGCACGCACTACAACAACGAGCACATCTACCCATACATGTACCTGGCCGGGTACCACTGCCGCAACCGCAACGTCAAGGAAGCGCTGGGGGCCTGGGCCGACACCGCCACCGTCATCCAGGAGTGAGCAGGGGGGCAAATGGGGCGCTNNNNNNNNNNNNNNNNNNNNNNNNNNNNNNNNNNNNNNNNNNNNNNNNNNNNNNNNNNNNNNNNNNNNNNNNNNNNNNNNNNNNNNNNNNNNNNNNNNNNNNNNNNNNNNNNNNNNNNNNNNNNNNNNNNNNNNNNNNNNNNNNNNNNNNNNNNNNNNNNNNNNNNNNNNNNNNNNNNNNNNNNNNNNNNNNNNNNNNNNNNNNNNNNNNNNNNNNNNNNNNNNNNNNNNNNNNNNNNNNNNNNNNNNNNNNNNNNNNNNNNNNNNNNNNNNNNNNNNNNNNNNNNNNNNNNNNNNNNNNNNNNNNNNNNNNNNNNNNNNNNNNNNNNNNNNNNNNNNNNNNNNNNNNNNNNNNNNNNNNNNNNNNNNNNNNNNNNNNNNNNNNNNNNNNNNNNNNNNNNNNNNNNNNNNNNNNNNNNNNNNNNNNNNNNNNNNNNNNNNNNNNNN
This window encodes:
- the MEN1 gene encoding menin, producing MAAPQSWLYLKGSYLRCTRHMEVAFMVCAINPSIDPHTDSLELLQLQQRLLWLLYDMGHLERYPMALGNLADLEELEPTPGRPDPLTLYHEGIASARTHYNNEHIYPYMYLAGYHCRNRNVKEALGAWADTATVIQE